gaAGGGTCAAATCTAGTTAAGGATAATGACTCTAGATGTTAAGCGTAAGGATGAACGATAGATGACTAAGTTCGCATATGATTGATGACAATAAATGTGAAATACTCTTGCAACAAGAACATTAAATGAGATATATCCAGCAATAAATGTCAATAAATGgcatttatataaataaaaagaatgatTCACCCGATAATGGATGGACAAGATGAATATTCTGCCTGACAACGGTGAATGACAGATAGATCCAAGATTTGCATGAACAATCCTTGGATCTAGTGGGAAAGTCGGGAATAACATGAACGAGAATCTTTATAAAAAGGCAGCCTTTGTGTTTTTATCCGAAAGGAGTCTTCTTCTCCAAAGTCTCCTTATCAGAAAAATATTACATGCCCTTATCATTGTctcttctttctatatatataggCCTATTTTCTTAGAAAAGTCTAATAGAACAAACACCaggaatattcactagaatattctccTTTTTAATACCCTATTATGACAAATTAGTCGTTACAAGTCTTATTACTAATAATCGATCTTGACCTTGATCCTTGTTGATATTTTGACTGTGATCTCTATTGATATCTCGACCACGACTTATATCGACACCGCGGCCATTAATTTTGCTATGACTTAGGCGAGCTCGACCGATGACATTTATTAATACCATTTTATGCTAAATATTCCAAGGGGACTCTGTCTTTGTTCTTGCTTTTAGACTTCATCAAGACGATTAATATTATTCTTTTATGAACAAATAGAATAAATACCTAAATAGATATATTTAGTATATGCTACTATTATAGTATCATGTATTAAAACCATGTATATTCGTATATctataaataaaaaatttcctttaaagttcttttcattttaatcatttaaaaagaaaatcttaTAAATAATCTAAGCTCTAATTCACTTAAAACTGTTTTTATTTGTAATGTAGCCAAGATAGAATCATTTTGtatggaaaaatataaaaaataacaacTCTTCTATCTcgattaaattatataaaatattatttcaaaattCACTAATTTGTGTCACAATACTTTACTAGTTAAAGAATATAAGACACCCCTATTGCTTAACTAATATTTTCAAAGGTACAGCATTGTTGATCAGCTCAGTCTTTACACTTTAGGGTTAATTTCACTTATGGTCATTGAACTATCTTTCAATTTCACTagaatcatttaattattttttgtcacttaaaagtaattaaactttatcattatcacttaaaagtcattttgTCTCAAACCCCTACCATAAATATGACATGGCATTAAATTTtatgataaaaattcaaaaataaatggCACATAAGCTAATATGGGTCATACTCATTTTAGATCCATTTATCCTTTAATGTGATTTGACCCATAATCCAAATGGATTTcgataaaaaaaaatgaagtttCACATTAGTTTAAAATGATTATCTTATACTACAAAGTTTTGCCTTTGTTGTTACATAATGCACATTCATAATTATTCTATACTAAAATAATCTATGCTagaaaattcttattttgtttgtatGCTCCATCCATCCGAGTCATTTTATAACTCTACTGAAGCTAAAATATTATTGTATCCAAACTAATGTGCTAGAAAATTCTTTTAGCACATGAACCAAACAAAATACCAAGACGccatccaaatttgatttcctttttcttaatttctttttattttattagtcgTGTTGTAAACATGTCTCACATTTATTTGTGGCAATTGAAACATTTAAAAGTGCACATAAACGAAACGGAGGGGATCCTTTCTGGTTCTGTACACGCTTTCATATAAGAAAAGCTGTTATTGAATTCGAACAACTTAACTAAACTCCCCGTTAAGTTTATGGCCCCGTTAAGTTTATGGGTGACTGATCATATGTTTCTCTTCAAAAGTGGAAATGCAAAATTCTACCGACCCACTCATAATTATTCTATTCTTAACTAAACCCACGTTTGTCCCATCCTTGTTAATTTTAATCCATATTTTTGTCTTCATTAGTGCAAAAGCAAAATTCAACGCTAACCAGTAGAATAGGCAAGGCTATTTACTCGGCACAGTCCAGTCCACGGTGTGCTAATAGTTTTCCTAGAAATTCAACGCTgcaatttaataataaataaaactacTCACAATCATTGCTTTTTTGGTCTTTGCTctaatattttttaattgttaTATCCTTCCCTTGtgaatcatatgaaaaatactagTACTGCAATCAATTAAATCAGAAGAAAGCCTTCTTAAAGTGGGGCCACTCCATGTCGTGAAACAAATCATTGGAATGTACTAAGATGTTTCTCATTTATAAATAGCAGAGTACAGATCTCAGCACTGCAACAGATCCAAAATTCCAAACTTTAGTAGAAGAAGAAGACCATTCAGCCTGAGCAGCAGACTACTCCAACTTAGTATCCAAATCGCTTGAAAAAAAGTATGGAACATCAAGGATTAAGCACCACTATGAGGAGAATCCTCCTGCTCATTAATTGTATAATACTTGCTGTTGGTATCTGCGGTGGCCCTCTAATGATGCGTCTATATTATGTCGAAGGAGGTTCAAGAGTATGGTTTAGCAGTTGGTTACAAACTGCTGGATGGCCATTCACCCTTATACCTCTTACCATCCTATACTTCTATCGTCGAAAAACTGAAGGCGCTAATGCCAAGTATTACTTGATAACACCTCGAATTTTCATTGCATCATTCATCATTGGTATTGTCACTGGTCTTGATGATTTTCTCTATTCGTGGGGCGGGTCAAAACTTCCTGTGTCAACCTCTTCACTTCTTCTTGCGGCTCAACTTGCCTTCACGGCAATAGGTGCTTTCTTCATAGTGAAGCTGAAATTCACACCCTACTCTATCAATGCAGTGGTTCTGCTGACAGTTGGTGCTGTTTTATTAGGTGTTCGATCTAATGGTGATCGGCCAGAGGGTGTGACAAGTAAAGCCTATATTCTTGGTTTTATGATGACACTTCTGGCAGCAGCTTTATATGGAGTCATTTTGCCTTGTATTGAGTTAATTTACTTGAAGGCAAAGCAAGCTATTACTGCTACATTAGTATTGGAGATTCAAATGGTCATGTGTTTTGCTGCTACTGCTTTTTGTACTATTGGAATGATCGCCAATAACGACTTTCAGGTATTGTTTCCCCCTTTACCCAAGCATCTTACTCTCGATTGCAGTTTATCTTACACTATTCTTTTGCTGGTTTAAATTATATGCATAATTGTTTTTTACACAATCAAGTCATTTACGAGAAAATTACAGGTAAATTTTATGAAATATTAATTGATAATTACCTTATAAAAAGAACTTTACAGTTTAAGGGTACCTaatttgaatctttttcactaTTAGTCCATTTCAGATAAAATGACACAGttctgcatttgaaagtatttaactttaaacttctcatttttacccttaataagaaACTTTTTATAACTGCACAATGTTATGCAAAGTTTAAAATCACAAGTTTTGAAAATTCTAAAAGACAcacaaatattataaaatatgttGAAGACCCAATAttcataaatttattttttcttaaattttgagTCAAGACGCAAATTACGTCACATATATTTGAAATCGAGATCGTAAAATATATCTCTTTTATTACCATTAGATCCCGAAGGCCTTCATCAACGATCAATAGTCC
This DNA window, taken from Nicotiana tabacum cultivar K326 chromosome 15, ASM71507v2, whole genome shotgun sequence, encodes the following:
- the LOC142169480 gene encoding purine permease 1-like; the encoded protein is MEHQGLSTTMRRILLLINCIILAVGICGGPLMMRLYYVEGGSRVWFSSWLQTAGWPFTLIPLTILYFYRRKTEGANAKYYLITPRIFIASFIIGIVTGLDDFLYSWGGSKLPVSTSSLLLAAQLAFTAIGAFFIVKLKFTPYSINAVVLLTVGAVLLGVRSNGDRPEGVTSKAYILGFMMTLLAAALYGVILPCIELIYLKAKQAITATLVLEIQMVMCFAATAFCTIGMIANNDFQAISREAKQFNLGEARYYTVIVWTTIIWQCFFVGVIGVIYCSSSLMSGVMIAVLLPVTEVLAVVFFRENFSGEKGLALFLSLWGFVSYFYGEFRQTKKEKNKSPKSEMTTMRTESV